In Magnetococcales bacterium, the sequence CAAGCTCCTTTTGGCCGTGCATCGGCAGCACCGACCGCTTCCCGTTTAAAAATACCTTAAGGTGCCCCCCTTTCCCGGGAACGAATGTGGCCCCTTGCTGGGCCAACCATCTCTTGAATTCGTTGCTGTTCATGGGAAGAAATATAACAGGTCTGTTGTGTTTAGTCAACAGAGATGTTGCGTTTATTTTTGGGGTTTTCATGACCGTGCCCGTGGCACGAAAAAGAGATCACTCATGAGCCACTCTTCACCCAACGGCCCGTACAGGGTCGACCGGGATTTTGTCGGCGAGGGAACGCTGCCTCTCCACGTATTCACGCAAGGCATCGTTCATCATCTGCTGGTAATTCCCTCCACCGGCTGCCTCCACATATCCTTTGAACCACGCAA encodes:
- a CDS encoding BrnA antitoxin family protein, which gives rise to MITEEGFDFSTAKRGPVIKPAREQERLMFRIDTDILAWFKGYVEAAGGGNYQQMMNDALREYVERQRSLADKIPVDPVRAVG
- a CDS encoding type II toxin-antitoxin system HicA family toxin, whose translation is MNSNEFKRWLAQQGATFVPGKGGHLKVFLNGKRSVLPMHGQKELGKGLVYSIKKDLGLI